One window of the Helicobacter sp. 12S02232-10 genome contains the following:
- a CDS encoding tRNA threonylcarbamoyladenosine dehydratase, with the protein MEDRFVRTRFLFGEDFELFRDKKIIIFGLGGVGGFALDCLYRTGIGHITIVDKDIFDITNQNRQIGSDRVGESKVEVLSEMYMGVEPVKKLVNADFLKDFDCTLYDYVIDAIDDIPAKVALAKICAKMPYGTYVSSTGSAKKLNPLEIKVDSVWKSYGDKFARKFRELLKKEGFCGDFKVIFSPENPRCKPLGSFSAVTGSFGLQIGSEIIRDILNRRERC; encoded by the coding sequence ATGGAGGATAGGTTTGTCCGCACGAGATTTTTGTTTGGAGAAGATTTTGAGCTTTTTAGAGATAAAAAAATAATTATTTTTGGCTTAGGAGGCGTGGGGGGATTTGCTCTAGATTGTCTATATAGGACGGGGATTGGGCATATAACCATTGTAGATAAGGATATTTTTGATATTACCAATCAAAATAGGCAGATCGGTTCTGATCGGGTAGGAGAAAGCAAGGTCGAGGTATTGTCTGAAATGTATATGGGGGTAGAGCCTGTCAAAAAACTTGTAAATGCTGATTTTTTGAAAGATTTTGATTGTACTTTATACGATTATGTTATCGATGCTATCGATGATATTCCTGCTAAAGTTGCATTGGCAAAAATTTGTGCCAAGATGCCTTATGGAACTTATGTTAGTTCTACAGGAAGTGCTAAAAAACTTAATCCCTTAGAGATCAAAGTGGATTCTGTTTGGAAAAGCTATGGGGATAAATTTGCTAGAAAATTCAGAGAATTGTTAAAGAAAGAAGGTTTTTGTGGTGATTTTAAGGTAATATTTAGTCCTGAGAATCCAAGGTGCAAACCCTTAGGGAGCTTTAGTGCAGTAACTGGAAGTTTTGGTTTGCAGATTGGGAGTGAGATTATTCGGGATATTTTAAACAGGAGAGAACGATGTTAA
- a CDS encoding carbon-nitrogen hydrolase gives MKVAALQHSFKADRKSTMAHTRLMMEEACAKGANLIVLQELHCSEYFCQNEDTATFDYGAYYKLDIEFFSQAAREYGVVLVTSLFERRASGLYHNTAVVFEKDGSIAGKYRKMHIPDDPGFYEKFYFTPGDLGFEPIETSVGKLGVLICWDQWYPEAARIMALKGAEILIYPTAIGWFENDDFEEKARQREAWIAVQRGHSVANTLPVVAVNRVGFEKDPSGVLEGIRFWGSSFIFGAQGELLALGNTEKDEILNAEIDLEKCEEIRRIWPFLRDRRIEFYGDILKRFCD, from the coding sequence ATAAAGGTTGCTGCCTTACAGCATAGTTTTAAAGCGGATCGAAAATCGACTATGGCGCACACGCGTTTGATGATGGAGGAAGCTTGTGCGAAGGGAGCGAATCTTATCGTTCTTCAAGAGCTTCATTGCAGTGAATATTTTTGTCAAAATGAAGATACGGCCACTTTTGATTATGGAGCTTATTATAAACTTGATATTGAGTTTTTTTCGCAGGCTGCTAGGGAATATGGGGTAGTGTTGGTGACTTCTTTGTTTGAGAGGCGCGCAAGTGGTTTGTATCATAATACTGCTGTTGTATTTGAAAAAGATGGGAGTATCGCAGGAAAGTATCGCAAAATGCATATCCCTGATGATCCGGGTTTTTATGAGAAATTTTATTTTACTCCAGGTGATTTGGGTTTTGAACCGATTGAGACAAGCGTAGGGAAGCTTGGTGTGCTGATTTGCTGGGATCAGTGGTATCCTGAGGCAGCACGAATTATGGCTTTAAAGGGTGCAGAGATTTTGATTTATCCTACTGCCATCGGTTGGTTTGAGAATGATGATTTTGAAGAGAAAGCACGTCAAAGAGAAGCTTGGATTGCGGTGCAAAGGGGGCATAGCGTTGCCAATACGCTCCCTGTGGTCGCAGTGAATCGAGTGGGGTTTGAAAAAGACCCTTCAGGAGTTCTTGAAGGCATTCGTTTTTGGGGGTCTAGTTTTATTTTTGGAGCACAAGGGGAATTGCTTGCTTTAGGGAATACCGAAAAAGATGAAATACTAAATGCTGAAATCGATTTGGAAAAATGTGAAGAAATACGACGTATTTGGCCATTTTTAAGGGATAGGCGCATTGAGTTTTATGGGGATATTTTGAAAAGATTTTGTGATTGA